Part of the Melopsittacus undulatus isolate bMelUnd1 chromosome 7, bMelUnd1.mat.Z, whole genome shotgun sequence genome is shown below.
GGTCTTGTCCAGCAGGGTCCCACATGTCCCATGGAGCCGTGAGCTAGAGCATATCCCCACCATGAGGGTCCAAGGTGGGATCACAAGTGTAGAGAGCACAAGAACAAAAGCACGCTGAAGATGTCTGTGTGAcaaccccacagcagctcatCTGCCAGGGCAGAGCACGCAGGTGCATCCTCTCCTGTCCCTGCATTGCCTGTGCTGTGTGGTTGGGGATATTTCTCCATTACTTCATCCTGTATTTCCCTAAGGAGCAGGTCCTTGAAGCAGATACTCAGTGTGGCCATTGCACCCAATGAAGTGTTCTGCACCATTGCCCTCAGTTACTCCCTGCACCCTAAGGACTATTTCAGGGCTTTCATAGCTCTCCATGTTATGTGCTCACTGTTACCATCTCTGTAGCTGCAGAACAAAGGTGCAATCTCAAGAACATCCATGTTCTTTACATCGAGTTGATTACATCTTTTTACCAGCCTGAATGTGGGAGGAAACAAGAACTTTTCCTAGGAGTCTTCCCAGAGCATCCTTCAGCTCTGTGCTCCTCCAGATGTGGATCTGGGCTCTCAATGTGGGGATTATCAGGGTGAAGTCAACAGgcaccaggttggacagagccctgggtgacttcatctagtgtgaggcatccctgcccatggcagggggttgggctttcaggtcttttccaacccaaaccattccatgattctatgacatccCTTTGTCCTGGTTCAGGGAATAACTTGAGCTCTGCAGTCAACAGTGAGAAGTAGGAATTCCTAGGTAGTACTCAGTTAAGCTATTTAGGATGGTTGTTTTGGAGTAAGGTGAATTGCTTCTTAGAGGAGCTGGCAACAATAGGGTGAGAATGGTCAGATGAAGAACAGCATTCAGCTAACTCATGACCAGATGTAGCTGGTGTGCTCAGTATAAGCACTGATCTGTTAAAGACAAACCCAAGCAGAGCAACCCCAAATGTCCTTTCCAATTGGATTTTGGCATTTCTTCCTGGAGTGCTGCAGGCTGAGAGGCACTGGGAGAAATCCCATCCCAATGCATTGGATCGGCCACAGTGACTGACATCAGTCTGTGCATCACATGCTTAAGCCACTGAATGATTCATTTTGTCCCCTTTAGACAACTCAGTGCTCATCAAGTCAGTGTTGAAATGATACCGGAATGAAATGAAGCTTCAAGTGCAGGTGATGAGAGTTCTCTTAGGCATTGACATTTGCCTGGGGGTCTTCTCTCATTCTCAGGACAAATGTTAGGGAGTTATGGACCCAAACCTTGTCTCTTTAGGGAAAGAAACCACACAGACCCAACAGACTTTTATGATTTGGGATAAGTTTTGCCTTCTGTATGTCTTTACATGAAGATTTGTAAGAGGATTTTGGAATCATGGCACACTCAAGCACAGGTTGTGTTTTTATATAGCTCCTGAGTGAGTAAGGTTTAATGAATGGAATATGGAATATGATTTAAACCAATAACCCAGACACAATCAGGCAGACTTCATGATACTTCAAGCTGATGATGCTTTTCCTACCTTAGATACCTGCCAGAAAATGTTGCTCTTGTCTTTTTAGACATAAACTGTGCTGCAAAGCTGAGCACATCATTGTGTGTGCGTGATCTGTGAATATGGGATGTGGTTGATGTGTGTTgtgatgctgcaagggctggagcagctctgttccagagccaggctgagagagctgggctggggcagcctggacaagagaaggctcctgaagaggagacctgagagcagctccagtgcctaaaggggctgcaggaaagctggagaggggcttgggacaagggatgtagggacagaacaaggggaatgggttgaacctgcccaagagaggggagactgagctgagctctgaggcagaagctgttccctgggagggtgctgaggcgctggcacagggtgcccagagaagctgtggctgccccatccctggcagtgctcaaggccaggttggacacaggggcttggagcagctgctccatgggaaggggtccctgcccgtggcaggggttggagctggaggagcttcaagTTCCTTTCTAACACAaagcattccatgattctgtgtctCTAGGATAGCCCTAAGACTCAGCCATGGCTCCAGGATTCACCATAGCCCtggagaggctgcagctctATGGGCTGAGGTAATGCACACATTGGCATGTGTTGCTGGTTTTTCCTGTATGTGTTGTTTTTCCACCACAAATCAACTCTCTGTACAGAGAATTGTTAAAGCTTTTGCAGTGTTCTTATTTGTATATGCAGGTGGTGATATCAAAGCAGCCAGTGCATCATGTAAGTTAAGGTGCTTAAGACTCCCCCAGCAAATGTTGTCCATCTGAGAAACTTAACAAACAGCTGAGCATCTCCCCACATCTCCATTCTGTCTGCTCCTAAACTTAAAACATTCAATATCACTTTATTTTCAAGAGTCTCCTCAAAGCCTCCTTCACCTCCTtattcctcaggctgtagatcaAGGGGTTCAGCATGGGAGTCACCACGGTGTAGATCACCACAGCCCATTTATCTGCTCCTCTTGAGCTGTGTGAGCTGgggaataaatacataaaaaagcaTGCCCCATAGAAGATACTGACAGTGACGAGGTGAGATGTGCAGGTGGAGAAGGCTTTGCGCTTGCCCTCGGCTGAATTGATGCTCAGGATGGTGGGGATGATGGCCACATAGGAGAGCAGGACAACCAGGATGCTGAACACACCaaggagagatgctgcagtggtCAGGATGATGTGGCTGAGGGTGGTGTTGGATGTGGAGAGGGAGATGAGAGGGGAAATGTCACAGAAGAAGAGGTCgatggtgctggagctgcagaaggacaGGGTGGACATGCTGATGGTCTGTCCCACACCATTGGTCAGCCCCATGAGGTAGGAGCCAGTCaccagctggaa
Proteins encoded:
- the LOC117436451 gene encoding olfactory receptor 5G3-like, encoding MAQSNCTQVTQFSLVGFTEEPVTQGNLFLLFLLTYLVTIVGNLGIIILIRASPHLHSPMYYFLGNLAFVDLCSSTIITPKMLVDLMLEKKSIAYAGCVAQVFLFDVFGMTEYYLLAAMAYDRYVAICHPLLYPLVMSPKCCFQLVTGSYLMGLTNGVGQTISMSTLSFCSSSTIDLFFCDISPLISLSTSNTTLSHIILTTAASLLGVFSILVVLLSYVAIIPTILSINSAEGKRKAFSTCTSHLVTVSIFYGACFFMYLFPSSHSSRGADKWAVVIYTVVTPMLNPLIYSLRNKEVKEALRRLLKIK